A region of Desulfosporosinus sp. Sb-LF DNA encodes the following proteins:
- a CDS encoding ABC transporter transmembrane domain-containing protein, producing MVIRRLLQYLRPHYKALSVASVILLLATFADVIGPILVKVFLDRHLIPRSFDTRELVLLGGGYLGLHLLSVGLHYYQLVSFNMIALKVIQQLRVDIFNHVQRLGLMVFDKTPSGALVSRITNDTEAIKELFVGVLSTLVQNFVFLIGIFIAMFSLDVRLATFFLVLLPAILCLMYMYRRLSTKVYRTMRKELSLLNAKLNESIQGMTIVQAMRQEKRFRQEFSVINSAYYNAAINNIRLESLFVRPAVDLIYTVALVLVLDFFGFQSLKGPIQIGVLYAFINYLDRFFEPVNMMMQRLSQVQQSLVAAERVFEILDDVRLTPIIPSGPEPPSILNGQIEFKDVSFSYDVLSDDRSDVLKKISFIAYPGQTVALVGHTGSGKSTVANLIMRFYQVTRGEILIDGVSLSEFSEDELRSRVGLVAQDPFLFVGDITKNIALSRPVVSKQDVEDAALFVQADEFIQKLPQGFAEPIGERGATLSSGQRQLICFARTMAGNPKILVLDEATASVDTETEEAIQTALGKMRKGRTTIAIAHRLSTIQDADLILVLHNGKIIEQGTHPELLVKEGLYHKMFMMQQGARI from the coding sequence ATGGTGATTCGGCGCTTACTTCAATATCTCAGACCCCACTATAAAGCGTTAAGTGTTGCCTCGGTGATCTTACTGTTAGCCACCTTTGCCGATGTCATCGGTCCAATCTTGGTCAAAGTCTTTCTTGATCGTCATCTAATACCACGTTCGTTCGATACACGCGAGCTAGTGCTCCTAGGAGGCGGGTATTTGGGACTTCATCTTCTTTCAGTAGGTTTACACTATTATCAGCTCGTCAGCTTTAATATGATTGCACTGAAGGTGATCCAACAATTACGGGTCGATATCTTTAACCATGTTCAACGCCTTGGCCTTATGGTTTTTGACAAAACTCCGAGCGGGGCCTTGGTTTCACGAATTACTAATGACACTGAGGCGATCAAGGAATTATTCGTAGGTGTTCTCTCGACTTTAGTGCAAAACTTTGTATTTCTAATTGGTATTTTTATTGCCATGTTTAGTTTGGATGTTCGACTGGCCACGTTTTTCCTGGTCTTGCTTCCTGCAATTCTTTGCTTGATGTATATGTACCGAAGGTTGAGCACAAAAGTTTATCGGACTATGCGAAAAGAACTGAGTCTTCTCAATGCCAAACTCAATGAATCTATCCAAGGGATGACTATCGTACAGGCCATGCGTCAGGAAAAGCGCTTCCGGCAAGAGTTTAGTGTCATAAATAGTGCCTACTACAATGCAGCCATTAACAATATTCGCTTAGAAAGCCTGTTTGTCCGACCAGCTGTTGATTTAATTTATACCGTTGCCCTCGTGCTTGTTTTAGACTTCTTTGGGTTTCAGTCGTTGAAAGGACCGATTCAAATTGGCGTACTCTATGCCTTCATAAACTATCTGGATCGCTTCTTTGAACCCGTGAATATGATGATGCAGAGGTTGTCTCAGGTTCAGCAATCGTTGGTAGCAGCCGAACGGGTCTTTGAGATTTTGGATGATGTCCGTTTAACTCCTATTATCCCCAGCGGTCCAGAGCCTCCTTCGATTCTAAATGGCCAGATTGAATTTAAGGATGTTAGTTTTTCTTACGACGTTTTATCTGACGATCGATCAGATGTCTTGAAAAAAATTAGTTTTATCGCTTATCCAGGACAGACCGTCGCTTTAGTAGGGCATACTGGAAGTGGTAAAAGCACGGTCGCCAATCTCATCATGCGCTTCTATCAGGTCACTCGTGGGGAAATACTTATCGATGGGGTATCTCTATCTGAGTTTTCCGAGGATGAGTTGCGATCGAGAGTTGGACTTGTGGCCCAAGATCCATTTTTATTTGTGGGAGATATCACTAAAAACATTGCGCTTTCTAGGCCAGTCGTGAGTAAGCAAGACGTGGAAGATGCTGCACTATTTGTTCAAGCCGATGAATTTATTCAAAAACTTCCTCAGGGCTTTGCAGAACCAATCGGGGAGCGGGGGGCTACTTTGTCGAGCGGTCAGCGTCAACTTATATGCTTTGCTCGGACAATGGCTGGTAACCCAAAAATCCTTGTTTTAGATGAAGCAACCGCCAGTGTCGATACTGAAACCGAAGAGGCCATTCAAACGGCCTTAGGAAAAATGCGCAAGGGACGTACGACGATAGCGATTGCTCATCGGCTTTCCACAATCCAGGATGCAGACTTGATTTTGGTCCTCCACAATGGGAAAATTATCGAACAGGGTACACATCCAGAGCTTTTAGTTAAAGAAGGGCTCTATCACAAAATGTTTATGATGCAGCAGGGAGCAAGGATATAA
- a CDS encoding ABC transporter transmembrane domain-containing protein, with product MLLFRELMWFFKQEKKSYCIGILVLVSVALINLFPPYSVRVIVDGMSKENLTQGILYKWSLLLLTAGLTSYGLRYIWRLLIFGASSRLGRLLRKQLFEHFTCLSPQFYQEHRTGDLMAHATNDIQAIEMTAGMGVLTFVDSLTTGSLVVFSMAFFISWKLTLITLLPMPLMAWATSHYGTMLHKRFHQAQAAFSDLNDKVLENISGVRVVKAFGGEEAEKEAFRTLSADVVDKNIAVAKVDALFDPTIQLIIGISFFLAIAFGAREVVNEKLTFGQLTQFTIYLGQFIWPMLAFGWLFNILERGRASYDRVNTLLKVKKEIREQEGAMDRVPSGQVTYEMASFAYPGTNSWVLNKIDVVVTQGQTLGIVGKTGSGKSTFFRLLMREFDLSEGDIKIGGVSIYHLKLGALRAAIGYVPQDHFLFSTTIAENIAFGKPEAMLEEIQAVADIAAIHEDILHFPDKYGTLVGDRGVTLSGGQKQRISIARALLLEPEILILDDSLSAVDARTEKAILQGLKEKRSQKTTLISSHRLSAIEHADLIIVLQNRQITEYGSHAELMAVEGWYASTYRSQQLESLIEQGGA from the coding sequence ATGCTTCTTTTTAGAGAGCTAATGTGGTTTTTCAAACAAGAAAAGAAAAGCTACTGTATAGGTATTTTAGTGTTGGTAAGTGTAGCTCTAATCAATCTGTTTCCTCCCTATTCGGTGCGGGTTATCGTAGACGGAATGAGTAAAGAAAATCTTACCCAAGGAATTTTGTACAAGTGGTCTTTGCTTCTTTTAACTGCGGGGTTAACATCTTACGGATTACGATATATCTGGCGTTTGCTAATTTTCGGGGCGTCGAGTCGGCTCGGACGGTTGCTAAGGAAGCAGCTTTTTGAACATTTTACCTGCTTATCGCCGCAGTTTTATCAGGAGCATCGAACTGGAGATCTAATGGCTCATGCCACAAACGATATTCAAGCGATCGAAATGACGGCCGGGATGGGGGTTCTGACGTTTGTCGATTCCCTGACGACAGGGAGCCTGGTCGTTTTTTCTATGGCCTTTTTTATCAGTTGGAAACTTACCCTTATAACCTTACTGCCTATGCCACTAATGGCCTGGGCCACCAGCCATTATGGTACAATGCTCCATAAAAGGTTCCATCAGGCACAGGCAGCTTTTTCCGATCTTAATGACAAAGTTCTGGAAAACATTTCTGGGGTCAGAGTGGTTAAAGCGTTCGGGGGGGAAGAAGCGGAAAAAGAAGCCTTTCGAACGTTATCCGCCGACGTCGTGGATAAGAATATCGCCGTAGCGAAAGTGGATGCGCTCTTTGATCCGACCATCCAATTGATTATTGGAATTTCCTTTTTCCTCGCCATTGCCTTTGGAGCGAGAGAAGTAGTGAACGAGAAGTTGACCTTTGGCCAGCTCACTCAGTTTACGATTTATCTCGGACAGTTTATTTGGCCTATGTTAGCTTTTGGCTGGCTCTTTAACATTCTAGAACGTGGGCGAGCGTCTTATGATCGGGTGAATACGCTACTTAAAGTTAAAAAAGAAATTCGTGAACAGGAGGGGGCAATGGATCGAGTTCCCAGCGGACAAGTGACGTATGAGATGGCCTCATTTGCTTATCCAGGAACTAATTCGTGGGTTCTTAATAAAATTGACGTAGTGGTCACGCAGGGGCAAACCTTGGGCATCGTAGGAAAAACAGGGAGTGGAAAGTCCACGTTTTTCCGTCTCCTTATGCGGGAATTTGATCTATCTGAGGGGGACATTAAAATCGGCGGTGTCTCAATTTATCACCTGAAGCTCGGAGCCTTGCGGGCAGCAATTGGTTATGTTCCTCAGGATCACTTTTTGTTTTCAACGACGATTGCTGAAAACATTGCCTTCGGGAAACCGGAAGCAATGCTGGAGGAAATCCAAGCAGTTGCTGATATTGCCGCCATCCACGAGGATATCCTACATTTCCCAGATAAATATGGCACCTTGGTTGGGGACCGGGGCGTAACCCTTTCAGGAGGTCAAAAACAGCGCATATCGATTGCACGCGCTCTCTTACTCGAACCGGAAATCCTTATTTTAGATGATTCACTGTCCGCTGTAGACGCCAGAACTGAAAAGGCTATTTTACAAGGCTTAAAAGAAAAACGGTCCCAAAAGACAACTCTGATTTCATCTCATCGTTTGAGTGCTATTGAACATGCGGACTTAATCATTGTTCTACAGAATCGACAAATTACTGAATACGGCTCTCATGCCGAACTTATGGCTGTTGAGGGATGGTATGCTTCCACTTACCGAAGTCAGCAGTTAGAGTCTCTAATTGAGCAAGGGGGAGCATGA